In Streptomyces camelliae, the sequence GGGCCGGTCGGTGGCCACCGGGTGCCGCCACACCGAGCGCTACGTCCGCACCGGCCTGGAACGCGGCCTCGCTCTTGTACGGGCGCGTACCGAATCCGGCGCCGGATCACAGGCGTTCGGCGTCGCCCGGTTCCTCGCCGCACAACACACCGCGTGCCCCGGACCGTGCGGACTCACGGCGATCGGCGAGGAGATCGTGACGGCCGCCGTTTCTGTGGGCGTCCCGGAGCCCTACGCCCGCCGCGCGGTCGCCAATGGCCTTGAGACGGCTGTGGAGCGCGCGGCATGAACAAAGCATCACGAACCCTCATGAACGGCCCTCAGGGCGCCGTACAGGGCCCGCCACGGCCGACCGTGGGCGAACCGAAGGGCGCCGCCCGCAAGGGCGTCCTTTCTGCCGTTGGTTCTGACCCGCAGACGGTCACCGTCAGCGTCACCGGCATCACCCCGGGGCTTCAGATCCGGTGCGAGGGCGTCCCCGTCGCGGACTGGCTCTGTGCCTGTGGGCATCACGAACGCGCCCGGGGTCGTGCCGCCGTCATCAGGCTGACCGCCCGCGTGAGCGTCGGCGTCTGCCCACACACCAATATCGCCGAAGGGAGGGCGGCCGCATGACTCCACAGTCTGTGGATGGCGACCTGTGGGCGGGACTGCCCGCCCTGGAAGAACCGCCCGGCGAGGACGCGGCACCGGACGTGTGGGAGGCCCCCATTCCCCTCACCGGCGGCCGTGAGCGTCCGCCGTTCCCCGCCCACGTCCTCCCCGCCTGGTTGGGGGAGTTCGTGACGGCCGTATCGGAAGAGACGCAGACCCCGGTGGACCTCGCCGGATCGATCGCCCTCGCCGTGCTCGCCACGGCGGCCGGCGGCCGGTCGGTGGTCCACGTACGCGGCAACTGGCGTGAGCCGACCAACGTCTACACGGTGGTCGCGCTCCCGCCCGCCAACCGCAAGTCCGCCGTCTTCACGCTGCTGACCAACCCCCTCTATGAGGCGGAGAAACAGCTCAAGACGGCCATGCAGCCCGTGATCGTGGAAGCGGAGCTGACGGCACGGTTGGCCAAGGAAGCGGCGGACAAGGCCGCCGCCAAGGCCGCGTCCGCCGACGGCGACAAGCGCGATGAGATGGTGGCCACCGCCGTGGGCCTCGCGCAGACCGCCGACACACTCACCGTCCCCGCCGAACCGGTCCTGTTGGCGGACGACTCGACGCCCGAGACGGTCACCTCGCTCATGGCGGAACAGGGCGGACGGCTGTCCGTGATGAGCGCCGAGGGCGGCATCTTCGACATCATCGCCGGCCGCTACTCCGGTGCCCCCAACATGGAAGTCTTCCTCAAGGGGCATGCCGGGGATCGGCTGAGGGTGAACCGGCAGACCCGCCGCGAGTACATCGACGCGCCCGCGCTGACCATCGGCCTCGCCGTGCAGCCGGACGTGCTGCGGGACATCGGGAAGGTGAAGGGGTTCGAGGGGCGCGGACTGCTGGCCCGCTTCCTGTACTCCCTGCCGGTGTCCACGGTCGGTGACCGCGAGGTCATCACCGACCCGGTCCCCGAACAGACGGCCGCCACCTATACCGCCCGGGTCATCGACCTCACCTTGTCCCTGGCGGAGTGGACGGACCCGGCCATCATCCAGCTCGCCCCGGAAGCGGACGCGGCATTGATCGCGTATCAGAAGCGCATCGAACCGCAGCTCAGGGCACGCGGCGGCAAGCTGGGCCACATCTCCAACTGGGCCGGAAAGCTGGCCGGGGCGACCGCCCGCATGGCCGCGCTGCTGCACCTCGCCGAACACGGCGGCAACGGCTACGCCCACCCCGTCACCACCGCCACCATGCGCGCGGCGATCGAGCTGGGGGAGTACTACACCGCCCACGCCCTGGCCGTGTTCGACGTCATGGGCGCGGACCCTGTCGTGTCCCGCGCCCGCAGCGTCCTGGACGTGCTGAGGGACAAGGGATGGGAGGACGTCAAACGACGGGACGTCTTCAGCGCCCTCTCCCGCAGCGAGTTCCCCAACGTCGCCGACCTGGAACCGGCCCTCGCGCTACTGGAAGACCACGGATACCTGCGGTCCTACCAACCCGCGCCCACCGGCAAGCGCGGACGCCCGCCGGCGCCCCGCCTTATCGCCCACCCGTCCCTGCGCCACGGCGGCCGGTGACCCCCGCCCGCGCACACAACCCCTCCCGCACAAACCGCAAAATCCGCAGAAAAGCCCGGACACCCCGCTGACCTGCGGCGGGACCCCGCTCCGCACAGGCGAGGGGGCCCGTCGCACAATCCCGCGATATTCCGCAAAAAACCGAGCACCAGCCCGCCACCGGGGCCGGTCGACGGCCGCCCCTGATTTTTGCGGAATATCGCGGGTTTCTGCGGAGCGCTGCCCAGCACCACCCGCACACCGCAACGCCGCAGGTCAACGGCCCTGCCCGGAGTTTCTGCGGATATTGCGGTTTGTGCGGCGGCACCTGCCCATGAACTCAGCTCATAGGAGTGAGCCGTGGACGAACACACCACCCTCCTCGCCGCCCCCGCCGAAGACCCGACTCTTGTCCTCCTCGAAGTCAAAGAGGCCGCCCGCCGACTCCGCATCGGCCGGACCACCTGCTACGGGCTCATCCGCTCTGGCGAACTGGAGTCCGTGATGGTCGGGAGCCTTCGCCGAGTCCCGGTCGACGCCATATCCGAGTACGTCACCCATCTCCGTACCACCCAACGCGCCGCTTGACGACGCCCGGGGCGGCGGCACTCCCGGACAGGACAGCCCGCCGCCCCGGTCCCCATCCCGACACGCAAGAAACAGGAGCCTGCCTGTGGCAGAGGAAAAGAAGAAGCGGACCCGACAGCCCAACGGCCGTAGTTCGATCTACTTCGGCAAGGACGGCAAATGGCACGGCCGCGTCACCGTCGGCGTCCGCGACGACGGCACACCGGACCGCCGCCACGTCGAACGCAAGACCAAGGCCGAAGTGGCGGACGCTGTCCGAGAGCTGGAGAAACAGCGCGACGCCAAGACAGTGAAGAAGCCCGGCAAAGCGTGGACGGTCAAGACATGGCTGACGCATTGGGTTGAGAACGTCGCACCCCTCGCCGTCAACGACAACACGATGGTCGGGTACGGCGTTGCGGTCCGGAAGCACCTCATCCCCGGCTTGGGTGCCCACCGTCTCGACAGGCTCAAGCCCGAGCACATCGAGGCGTTCTACGCCAAGATGCAGGCCAACGGCAGCAAGCCCGCGACTGCTCACCAGGTGCACCGCACATTCCGCACTGCCCTCAACGAGGCCGTCCGGCGCGGACATCTCGGCAAGAACCCCGTTCAGTTGGCCAAGGCGCCAAAGACGGGGGAGTACGAGGCGGAGCCCTACACCGTCCAAGAGGTACAGCGATTGCTGAAGGCCGCTGAACAGCATCGCAACTCCGCACGGTGGGCAGTGGCCCTCGCCCTCGGACTGCGTCAAGGGGAGGTACTGGGGCTGAAGTGGGAGGACATGGACCTTGAGGGTGGGTTCCTGGTTGTCCGGCGTAGTCGCCATCGGCCGCAGTTCGCCCACGGGTGTGCGGAGCCCTGCGGACGCAAGGCCGCCGGGTACTGCCCGCAGAGGCGACGAACCAACCCGGAATTGTCCACCACCAAGTCGCGTGCCGGCCGTCGCGCGGTCGGTCTCCCCGAACAGCTCGTTGACCTACTCCGTGCGCACCTCAAGGCGCAGGAAGCGGAGCGCACGGCGGCCGGGAAGCGCTGGGAGGAGAACGGCTTGGTCTTCCCGGATGAGTACGGCCGTAGCCCATCCCACCGCCGAGACTGGACCGAGTGGAAGGATCTTCTGGCAGAGGCGAAGGTACGGGACGGGCGCCTGCACGACGCGCGCCACACGGCCGCCACGGTGCTGCTCATCCTCGGTGTTCCCGAGCGGGCCGTCATGGGCCTCATGGGTTGGTCGAGCACAGCCATGGCCGCCCGCTATCAACACATGGTGGACGCGGTGCGGACGGACATCGCGAGGCAGGTGGACGGCCTGATCTGGAAGCCCGAGACGGACCGGCCGGACGATGACGGTGCGGCTGGAGTACTCCTGCCAGCCGATTGATAGCAGGCGTCAAAGGCCGCGCTCTTGAACCTGGTCATTCTCAGACTGCCTGGCGATCACTTGATCCAAGAGGTAGTCCCAGTCAAGACGAACGTGCCTGTCCCTGTACCTCCGGTGAGCGGCTTGACCTGAGACTCCCAGCGCTGCACCGATATCTGCCCATGACACACCCGAAGCTCTGCATCGGGCGATCTCCTTCAAGACCCGGAGTTCAGCAGCAGCTCGCAACTCACCTGCCACTGACAGTCGCTCGATGTGCGAGGTGGCTTTCCTCTCCTCGCTGATTCTTCGTACAGCGACGTGCATGAGCTTTTCGGGGAAGTCGTCCTGCGGGTCGAGGGCTCTCTGCTGAGGGGGCGCCATCAACACATGTTGACACGAGCGGAGTTCATACTCCGCACGGTTCGGCATAGTCGCAGGTCAACGGCATTCGTTGTCCAGGTCGCTGCCGGTTAGTGTCAGTGCCGCGGCCTACAGGGCCTTCGTCGGATACGGCGGCGGCCCCCTGGTCCTAAGCAGGAGGCCGCCATCACCGTCAGTAACGTCGACACAAGGGGGCCAACATTTCCAACAACGGGGAGTCTAAGTGGCGGTCTGGAAGTCGTCCGGTCTCGAAGACCATTTGCCGAATCAGCAGCCGTTGGCGCGCCCACCTCACGGAGCGCTCAGCACGTCGCCACTTCGGTCGTCTTCTGCGCTCTGCTGGCGATGAGCTGATCCGGGTGGCAGTCAAGGCGAGCTTGAGCGGTATCGGAACGCTCGCGCTCTACTGGTGGCACCACCACCGGTAGCCGGTGCTCAGGCGTCACGAGCAGTGAACTAGGCCGATCGCAGACGCTCAGCCTGGGGCAACCCGCCTGTGTCGCACAACTGAGACGCGAACTGAGACGGACAGCCGAAAGGGCGGCACCCCTCCAGGGATGCCGCCCTTTTGTTTTGCCTGGTCAGGCAGTAAGAGGCCGTGGCGGGAATCGAACCCACGTAACTCGCTTTGCAGGCGAGCCCCTAAACCACTCGGGCACACGGCCGTGTTGATGTGTTCGTTTCTCGGCCGTGGTGGGGATCGGACCCACGTGACTCCCCGCGAGCGGAGCTCGCTGATGGATGCAGCGCGGGCGAGCCCCTAAACCACTCGGGCACACGGCCGTGTTGATGTGAATGAACTTATGGGCCGGCGAAGATGGGCTCAAGGGGATCGGGCGGGCTGCAACGGGACTGCCACACCGCGTTCATGAAACGGGGGGCGTACGACCAAGGTCGCAGGTCGGACCGGTCTCCCGACAGGGGTCAAACGGTGTTGTGGGCCTTACTCTGGCGGGCATGACCGCCCTGGAGCCCCGCGACGCCGATGTCGTGACCGAAGCCGCCGAGACCGATGACAGAGAAGGTGTGCTGAGCCGGTCGTACCGGGCGCTCAGTGTCGGGATCGTCTCCGTCGTGCTGCTCATCGCGTTCGAGGCGACGGCCGTGGGGACCGCGATGCCGGTTGCCGCGCGGGAGCTGGACGGGGTGGCGCTGTACGCGTTCGCGTTCTCCGGGTATTTCACGACCAGCCTGTTCGGCATGGTGCTGTCGGGGCAGTGGTCGGACCGGCGCGGTCCGCTCGGCCCGTTGAGCGCGGGCATCGCGGGCTTCGCCGCCGGCCTCGTCATCGCCGGCACCGCCCAGGTGATGTGGGTGTTCATCCTGGGCCGGGCGGTGCAGGGGCTCGGCGGGGGTCTCGTCATCGTGGCGCTGTACGTCGTCGTCGGCCGCGCCTACCCCGAGCGGTTGCGGCCGGCGATCATGGCGGCCTTCGCGGCGGGCTGGGTGGTCCCCTCGATCGTCGGCCCCCTCGCCTCCGGCGCCGTCACCGAACACCTCGGCTGGCGCTGGGTCTTCCTCGGCATACCCGCCCTCGTCGTCCTCCCGCTCGCCCTCGCCCTGCCGCAGATACGCCGCCGGGCGTCCGGACCGGTCCAGACCGACACGGGTACCGGTTCATTCGACCGGCGGCGCATCCGGCTCGCCCTGTGGATCTCGCTCGGCGCCGGGCTGCTCCAGTACGCCGCCCAGGATCTGCGCCCCCTCGCCGCGCTCCCCGCACTCGCCGGTGCCGCGCTGCTCGTGCCCGCCGCCCTCGGCCTCCTCCCGCGCGGCACCTACCGCGCCGCCCGCGGTCTGCCCTCCGTCGTCCTGCTGCGCGGACTGTCCGCCGGTTCCTTCGTCGCCGCCGAGTCCTTCGTCCCGCTGATGCTCGTCACCCAGCGCGGGTTGTCGCCGATGCTCGCCGGGTTCTCGCTGGCGGCCGGCGGGCTGACTTGGGCGCTGGGCTCGTTCGTGCAGTCCCGGCCGCGCATGGCGCCGTACCGGGAGCGGCTGATGACCGTCGGGATGGTGCTGGTCGCCGCCGCGATCGCCACCGCGCCCAGTGTGCTCGTGCATTCCGTGCCGGTCTGGACCGTCGCCGTCGCCTGGGCCTTCGGCTGTCTCGGCATGGGCCTGGTGATCTCCTCCACCAGCGTGCTCCTGCTCCGGCTGTCCGCCCCGGAGGAGGCCGGCACCAACTCCGCCGCGCTCCAGATCTCCGACGCCCTCTCCAACGTCGTCCTCCTCGCCACCACCGGCGCCGCCTTCGCGGCCCTGGGCGGCGGCAGCACGGTCACCACCACGGCCACGACCACCGACGGAACCCACCCCACCGCCTTCGCGGCCGTCTTCCTGCCGATGGCGGGGGTGGCGCTGGTGGGGGCCTGGGTGACCCGGCGGCTGCGGGAGCGGTGAGCCACAACGCCTGAGCGGTGCGTGCTGTGACGTGGATCCCACCCACGGGCGACCCGGCCTCGTCCGGGCGTTGACGGCGGTGCCGCGCCGGTAGGGTGGCCCGGTTGTCATACGTAGCCGAGCCGCCCGACCCCCAACTACGGAGACCGTGACTACCACCGCCGCTTCCTCCACGCATTCCCATCACCTCTCGCCCGCCTTTCCCGGCCGGGCCCCCTGGGGTACCGCCAGCAGGCTGCGGGCCTGGCAGCAGGGGGCGATGGAGAAGTACGTCCAGGAGCAGCCGCGCGACTTCCTCGCCGTCGCCACGCCCGGCGCCGGCAAGACGACCTTCGCGCTGACGCTCGCCTCCTGGCTGCTGCACCACCACGTCGTGCAGCAGGTGACCGTGGTCGCGCCGACCGAGCACCTGAAGAAGCAGTGGGCCGAGGCCGCGGCCCGGATAGGGATCAAGCTCGACCCCGAGTACAGCGCCGGGCCGCTCGGCAGGGAGTACGACGGGGTCGCCGTCACCTACGCCGGTGTCGGCGTACGGCCCATGCTGCACCGCAACCGGGTGGAGCAGCGCAAGACCCTGGTGATCCTGGACGAGATCCACCACGCCGGTGACTCCAAGTCGTGGGGCGAGGCGTGTCTGGAGGCGTTCGAGCCGGCGACCCGGCGGCTCGCGCTGACCGGTACGCCGTTCCGTTCCGACACCAACCCGATCCCCTTCGTGACGTACGAGGAGGGGGCGGACGGGATCCGGCGGTCCGCCGCCGACTACACCTACGGCTACGGCAACGCCCTCGCCGACCATGTCGTCCGGCCCGTCATCTTCCTCTCCTACAGCGGCAACATGCGCTGGCGTACGAAGGCCGGTGACGAGATCGCCGCCCGGCTCGGCGAGCCGATGACCAAGGACGCGATCAGCCAGGCCTGGCGTACCGCGCTCGATCCGCGCGGCGAGTGGATGCCCAGCGTGCTGCGCGCCGCCGACCAGCGGCTGACCGAGGTCAGGAAGGCCATCCCGGACGCCGGTGCGCTGGTCATCGCCTCCGACCAGGACTCGGCGCGCGCGTACGCCAAGCTGATCCGTGAGATCACGGGCAGCAAGGCGACCCTCGTGCTGTCCGACGACACCGGCGCGTCCAAGCGGATCGACGACTTCAGCGAGAGCAACGACCGGTGGATGGTCGCCGTCCGCATGGTGTCCGAGGGCGTGGACGTGCCTCGGCTCGCGGTCGGGGTGTACGCCACGACCATCTCCACCCCCCTCTTCTTCGCCCAGGCCGTCGGCCGTTTCGTACGGTCCCGGCGGCGCGGTGAGACGGCCTCCGTGTTTCTGCCGACCGTGCCGGACCTGCTGACCTTCGCCAACGAGATGGAGAAGGAGCGCGACCACGCCCTCGACAAGCCGAAGAAGGAGGGCGAGGAGGACCCGTACGCCGAATCCGAGAAGGAGATGGAGGAGGCGAACAAGCAGCAGGACGAGGACACCGGCGAGCAGGAGCAGTTCTCCTTCGAGGCGCTGGAGTCCGAGGCCGTCTTCGACCGGGTTCTCTACGACGGCGCCGAGTTCGGTATGCAGGCGCACCCGGGGAGTGAGGAGGAGCAGGACTACCTCGGCATTCCGGGCCTCCTCGAACCCGACCAGGTCCAGCTCCTGCTCCAGAAGCGGCAGGCCCGGCAGATCGCGCACAGCCGCAAGAAGCCGGACGCCGAGGCGGACCTTCTCGAACTGCCCGCCGAGCGGCGGCCGGTGGTCTCCCACAAGGAGATGATGGAGCTGCGCAAGCGGCTCAACACGCTGGTCAGCGCGTACGTCCATCAGAGCGGCAAGCCGCACGGGGTGATCCACACCGAGCTGCGCCGGGTATGCGGAGGCCCGCCCAGCGCGGAGGCCACGGCGGGGCAGCTGCGGCAGCGCATCGCCAA encodes:
- a CDS encoding YfjI family protein, which gives rise to MTPQSVDGDLWAGLPALEEPPGEDAAPDVWEAPIPLTGGRERPPFPAHVLPAWLGEFVTAVSEETQTPVDLAGSIALAVLATAAGGRSVVHVRGNWREPTNVYTVVALPPANRKSAVFTLLTNPLYEAEKQLKTAMQPVIVEAELTARLAKEAADKAAAKAASADGDKRDEMVATAVGLAQTADTLTVPAEPVLLADDSTPETVTSLMAEQGGRLSVMSAEGGIFDIIAGRYSGAPNMEVFLKGHAGDRLRVNRQTRREYIDAPALTIGLAVQPDVLRDIGKVKGFEGRGLLARFLYSLPVSTVGDREVITDPVPEQTAATYTARVIDLTLSLAEWTDPAIIQLAPEADAALIAYQKRIEPQLRARGGKLGHISNWAGKLAGATARMAALLHLAEHGGNGYAHPVTTATMRAAIELGEYYTAHALAVFDVMGADPVVSRARSVLDVLRDKGWEDVKRRDVFSALSRSEFPNVADLEPALALLEDHGYLRSYQPAPTGKRGRPPAPRLIAHPSLRHGGR
- a CDS encoding excisionase family DNA-binding protein, whose product is MDEHTTLLAAPAEDPTLVLLEVKEAARRLRIGRTTCYGLIRSGELESVMVGSLRRVPVDAISEYVTHLRTTQRAA
- a CDS encoding tyrosine-type recombinase/integrase; amino-acid sequence: MAEEKKKRTRQPNGRSSIYFGKDGKWHGRVTVGVRDDGTPDRRHVERKTKAEVADAVRELEKQRDAKTVKKPGKAWTVKTWLTHWVENVAPLAVNDNTMVGYGVAVRKHLIPGLGAHRLDRLKPEHIEAFYAKMQANGSKPATAHQVHRTFRTALNEAVRRGHLGKNPVQLAKAPKTGEYEAEPYTVQEVQRLLKAAEQHRNSARWAVALALGLRQGEVLGLKWEDMDLEGGFLVVRRSRHRPQFAHGCAEPCGRKAAGYCPQRRRTNPELSTTKSRAGRRAVGLPEQLVDLLRAHLKAQEAERTAAGKRWEENGLVFPDEYGRSPSHRRDWTEWKDLLAEAKVRDGRLHDARHTAATVLLILGVPERAVMGLMGWSSTAMAARYQHMVDAVRTDIARQVDGLIWKPETDRPDDDGAAGVLLPAD
- a CDS encoding MFS transporter, yielding MTALEPRDADVVTEAAETDDREGVLSRSYRALSVGIVSVVLLIAFEATAVGTAMPVAARELDGVALYAFAFSGYFTTSLFGMVLSGQWSDRRGPLGPLSAGIAGFAAGLVIAGTAQVMWVFILGRAVQGLGGGLVIVALYVVVGRAYPERLRPAIMAAFAAGWVVPSIVGPLASGAVTEHLGWRWVFLGIPALVVLPLALALPQIRRRASGPVQTDTGTGSFDRRRIRLALWISLGAGLLQYAAQDLRPLAALPALAGAALLVPAALGLLPRGTYRAARGLPSVVLLRGLSAGSFVAAESFVPLMLVTQRGLSPMLAGFSLAAGGLTWALGSFVQSRPRMAPYRERLMTVGMVLVAAAIATAPSVLVHSVPVWTVAVAWAFGCLGMGLVISSTSVLLLRLSAPEEAGTNSAALQISDALSNVVLLATTGAAFAALGGGSTVTTTATTTDGTHPTAFAAVFLPMAGVALVGAWVTRRLRER
- a CDS encoding DEAD/DEAH box helicase; protein product: MTTTAASSTHSHHLSPAFPGRAPWGTASRLRAWQQGAMEKYVQEQPRDFLAVATPGAGKTTFALTLASWLLHHHVVQQVTVVAPTEHLKKQWAEAAARIGIKLDPEYSAGPLGREYDGVAVTYAGVGVRPMLHRNRVEQRKTLVILDEIHHAGDSKSWGEACLEAFEPATRRLALTGTPFRSDTNPIPFVTYEEGADGIRRSAADYTYGYGNALADHVVRPVIFLSYSGNMRWRTKAGDEIAARLGEPMTKDAISQAWRTALDPRGEWMPSVLRAADQRLTEVRKAIPDAGALVIASDQDSARAYAKLIREITGSKATLVLSDDTGASKRIDDFSESNDRWMVAVRMVSEGVDVPRLAVGVYATTISTPLFFAQAVGRFVRSRRRGETASVFLPTVPDLLTFANEMEKERDHALDKPKKEGEEDPYAESEKEMEEANKQQDEDTGEQEQFSFEALESEAVFDRVLYDGAEFGMQAHPGSEEEQDYLGIPGLLEPDQVQLLLQKRQARQIAHSRKKPDAEADLLELPAERRPVVSHKEMMELRKRLNTLVSAYVHQSGKPHGVIHTELRRVCGGPPSAEATAGQLRQRIAKVQEWATRMR